TCTGCGTGAAGTGTAGGTGAACTTCCTTGTAGCTGTTCATGGAGTACGAGGGAGGAGCCGGTTTCAGGACTTGAGTCGAGTCCTGGCGCAACCTCTTGCGCATTTTTGCCCGAAAATGTTCGCGACGAATCTTGGCACGAGCGCGTCCGCACGCCACCTGAATGATGTTTACGCGGGAGCGTAAACATTTTTCCGGCAATGACTGACGAGACAGCGCTGCTCTCGTTGCTAATTTTGATTCACCATGAACGAGCTGAATCAGAAGATCATCAACGAGACGAACGCGCTCGCCGCGGAGTACAGGCAGAAGTTCATCGGAGATCCGGAGGGCGAGTTGCGCGCCTGGCTCGAGATCGCGGCGCGCCGGGAGGCGCTCGTGTACCAGGTGTATGGCGAAGCGCAGCGCAAGGTGCGCCTGCCCGACCCGCAGAGCGGGGCGGAGCGCGCGGCCTGGGATACGTTGACGGAGATCTGGCAACAGGAGGCGATACACACGGAGTTGACACGTGCGCGCCTCTCCTCCGGGCTGGTGAGCCTCGGGGGCGGGCCGCTGGCGCCCGCGGTGCTTCAGACCATCGGCGCGCTCGAGGGGCGGATGCTGTGCAGCCTCACGCCGGCGCAACCGACCTTGGGCCGGGCCCTCGCTCGGTTCTGCGTCATGGCCGGAAGCGTGCTCGCCCCGGGGGCCGTGCCCGAGTTCACGCGGGAGCTCGGCACGATGAACGCGCGCGAATTCTTCGAGCTCGCGGCGACGTTGGAGCTGACCGCGAGGCAGGCCTACCGGCGGATGCACGACTTGTTGAGCTCGCTGCAGGCGAAGCGGGAGGAACCCTCCGTGCAACTACAAGGGCTCCAGCGCGAGTTGCATCTCGCGTACCTCGACGAGGACTTCCACGAGAGGGCCTTCCTCCGGATGACTCGCTGGATGGACGCCGCCGGACGATTCAAGCGCGGATTGAGCGAGCGGGAGTGCGTCCAGCAGATATGCGATCTGCTGCCACAGGCGCCGGAGCCCATCCGGGGGACCGAGCCTCGCGGGAATTCGACCTACGTGGTGACGGACGGAGGGATTGGCGCTCTCGCCAGGCGGCACGGCATCGAGCTCGTGGTGGTTCCGGAGGAGTAGTCCATGTTCAACGCGAGCAGTGAATGGCTGGACAGAATGAGGAGCGTCGGTGACCCCGGCGTGGACGAGCTGCTCACCGAGCACGTCGCGACCCGGGGCCCGGAATCGCTGGATCACTTGCTGCGGGAGTTGTTTCGCACCCAGCGGATGTCCGAGGCCGATCCATTGGTGCGTAGCTACCTGACGGCGCTGCCCCGGATCGATCTCGTCAATCGGGACGTGATCACCAGAGGGCAGCACCTCTTCGGTCTCTATGGACCGGAGGTGCTCATGATCCTGGGCTCCTATTCCCTTCCATTGGCCTACGCTGCAGGCCACGGCGTCCAAGTGGTTTATCGTTCACGCCGGCTGAAGGATGATCCCATCCGCCGTCTCTGCGACACGGCGCAGATGGTCGTGAATGTCATGCAGCCCGGTGAATTGGACGAGGGAGGAGTGGGTTGGCTCGCGACGCGCAAGGTCCGGCTGATTCATGCGCTCGTGCGACGGCGGGTCCAGTTGGATGAAACCAACCCCTGGCGCGCGGAGTGGGGGCTGCCGATCAATCAGGAGGATCAGGCTGGGACGTTGCTGACCTTCTCCATCGCCACCCTGCACGGGCTCAGGAGAATGGGGGCGAGGGTGACATCGGCGGAAGCGGACGCGTACATCACGGCGTGGTCCGCGGTGGGGCGTCTCCTCGGAGTGGATCCCTCGCTCCTGCCCTCGAGCGAGGAGGAGGCGACCCTCCTGGCGCTGCGGATCGGCGGGCGCCAGGTCCGCCCCACGCCGGAAGGACGTCAACTGACGGCGCAGTTACTGAACTCCGTGCAGACGCTGTTCCCTGTCCCGGGGTATGCCGCGAGCCTTACCCATTTCTTTCTCCAGGATACGGTCTTTGGAAACAACGTGGCCGCGGCGCTGGAACTCCCGAAGGCGAACTGGACGAGGTGGTTGGTGACGGCCAGGGCGGCCCAGAAGCGGACGATCCTGCGCTGGCTGGACTGGGTTCCGGGGGCGCGGCGACGTCGCAGTTGGGTGGCCAGACAGTTCGCCCAGCGCATGATTCTCCACAAGCGCCCGGATGCGGATACTCCCTTCGA
This region of Archangium lipolyticum genomic DNA includes:
- a CDS encoding oxygenase MpaB family protein, encoding MFNASSEWLDRMRSVGDPGVDELLTEHVATRGPESLDHLLRELFRTQRMSEADPLVRSYLTALPRIDLVNRDVITRGQHLFGLYGPEVLMILGSYSLPLAYAAGHGVQVVYRSRRLKDDPIRRLCDTAQMVVNVMQPGELDEGGVGWLATRKVRLIHALVRRRVQLDETNPWRAEWGLPINQEDQAGTLLTFSIATLHGLRRMGARVTSAEADAYITAWSAVGRLLGVDPSLLPSSEEEATLLALRIGGRQVRPTPEGRQLTAQLLNSVQTLFPVPGYAASLTHFFLQDTVFGNNVAAALELPKANWTRWLVTARAAQKRTILRWLDWVPGARRRRSWVARQFAQRMILHKRPDADTPFEVPPTFRRSWGLHADR